A single Defluviitalea saccharophila DNA region contains:
- the pyrH gene encoding UMP kinase, translating into MTKFKRILIKLSGEALAGSKGIGFDFDTVMSVVGQLKKLVEQGTEIAVVIGGGNFWRGRSSEEMDRTKADQIGMLATVMNALYTAEICRSQGLNAVVQTPFQIGTMTEVFTKESAIHYITNNTIVFFAGGTGHPFFSTDTGAALRGCEIEVDALLFAKNIDGVYDSDPKLNPAAKKIDQITCKEILDKDLKVIDGTAASLCMEQKLPILVFGLNTDNSIIKAVSGENIGTLITN; encoded by the coding sequence ATGACAAAATTTAAACGTATCTTAATTAAATTAAGCGGTGAAGCCCTAGCTGGTTCCAAAGGTATTGGTTTTGACTTCGATACAGTAATGTCTGTAGTTGGGCAATTAAAGAAATTGGTTGAGCAAGGAACAGAAATTGCTGTTGTTATTGGAGGCGGAAACTTTTGGAGAGGCAGAAGCAGTGAAGAAATGGACAGAACGAAAGCAGACCAAATAGGGATGCTTGCTACTGTTATGAATGCTTTGTATACTGCGGAAATATGCAGATCGCAAGGCTTAAATGCAGTTGTTCAGACCCCATTTCAGATAGGTACTATGACAGAAGTGTTTACAAAAGAAAGTGCTATTCATTACATAACCAATAATACAATCGTCTTTTTTGCCGGCGGGACAGGGCATCCTTTCTTTTCAACTGATACAGGAGCCGCATTAAGAGGATGTGAAATAGAAGTAGATGCTCTTTTATTTGCAAAGAATATTGATGGAGTATATGATTCAGATCCTAAATTAAACCCCGCTGCAAAGAAAATTGATCAAATAACCTGCAAAGAAATTTTGGATAAGGATCTAAAAGTCATCGATGGAACGGCAGCAAGTCTTTGCATGGAGCAAAAATTACCCATACTTGTTTTTGGGCTTAATACGGACAACAGTATAATTAAGGCAGTTTCTGGTGAAAATATAGGCACATTAATAACAAATTAA
- the frr gene encoding ribosome recycling factor, with the protein MDAKAYEVYEKKMKKTISTLEEEFNTIRAGRANPHILDKITVNYYGVQTPLQQVGNITVPEARIIQIQPWDNSLLKEIEKAIMTSDIGINPNNDGKVIRLIFPELTEERRKQLTKEVKKKGEEAKVAIRNIRRDALEHFKKVQKNGEITEDDLKDCEEDIQKMTDRFINDIDKRVELKSKDILAV; encoded by the coding sequence ATGGATGCTAAAGCATATGAAGTTTATGAAAAGAAAATGAAGAAAACGATTAGTACATTGGAAGAGGAATTCAATACTATTCGTGCGGGACGGGCTAATCCTCATATACTTGATAAAATTACTGTAAACTATTATGGTGTTCAAACACCGCTTCAACAGGTTGGAAATATTACTGTACCAGAAGCTAGAATCATCCAAATTCAACCTTGGGATAATTCTTTACTAAAAGAAATTGAAAAAGCTATTATGACATCGGATATTGGAATCAATCCTAACAATGATGGAAAAGTTATTAGATTGATCTTCCCTGAACTGACAGAGGAAAGAAGAAAACAGCTCACAAAAGAAGTGAAGAAAAAAGGTGAAGAAGCAAAAGTGGCAATTAGAAACATCCGCAGAGACGCCCTTGAACACTTTAAAAAAGTTCAAAAAAATGGAGAAATTACTGAAGATGATTTAAAGGATTGCGAAGAAGACATTCAAAAAATGACAGATCGTTTTATTAATGACATAGATAAACGTGTTGAACTTAAAAGTAAAGATATCCTTGCAGTATAG
- a CDS encoding isoprenyl transferase, with protein MDGSYYKQMIDLDSLPKHIAIIMDGNGRWAKNRKKSRTHGHQAGSKALEKVLNAADALGIPHLTVYAFSTENWQRPKDEVESLMNLLRNYLKKYLRDSDKNNIKIDILGDKTKLDEDIQDQIRELEMKTSKKNGLNLHIALNYGSRDEMIRAIKRMGQDILESKLSIDSINQSTFSMYLDTGSIPDPDLLIRTSGEQRLSNFLLWQIAYSELYFCDKLWPDFDENDLYKAIYEFQNRNRRFGLI; from the coding sequence ATGGACGGAAGTTATTATAAACAGATGATTGACTTAGATAGTCTGCCAAAACATATAGCAATCATAATGGACGGAAATGGACGTTGGGCTAAAAACAGAAAAAAATCAAGAACCCATGGTCATCAAGCGGGATCAAAGGCCTTAGAAAAAGTATTAAACGCAGCAGATGCTTTAGGGATACCCCATTTAACGGTATATGCTTTTTCTACTGAGAACTGGCAAAGGCCCAAAGATGAAGTAGAAAGTTTAATGAATTTACTTAGAAATTATTTAAAAAAATACTTACGGGATTCAGACAAAAACAACATAAAGATTGATATTTTAGGAGATAAAACTAAACTAGATGAAGACATTCAAGATCAAATTCGTGAACTGGAAATGAAGACTTCCAAGAAAAACGGGTTAAATTTACATATTGCTTTGAATTATGGAAGCCGTGATGAAATGATCCGTGCGATAAAAAGAATGGGGCAAGATATTTTAGAATCTAAACTAAGTATTGATTCTATTAATCAGAGTACTTTTTCTATGTATTTAGACACAGGAAGTATTCCTGATCCTGATCTTTTGATTCGTACCAGCGGTGAACAAAGACTTAGCAATTTTTTATTATGGCAAATAGCGTACAGTGAGCTATATTTTTGTGACAAGCTATGGCCGGATTTTGATGAAAACGATCTTTATAAAGCAATTTACGAATTCCAAAATAGAAACCGTCGTTTTGGATTAATATAA
- a CDS encoding phosphatidate cytidylyltransferase: protein MRLRIITAVFGIPLLLGIVLSGGWILKLAIGVMTLVGLYEFYTVMEKKAHPIKYIGYIYTMLFTFFVFPYDEWYFVFFMCFLFTLLLSIIFFHQKYNIIDVAVTFIGFFYVCILFFYVQKVRNLEYGEYFVWLIFISAWGSDTLAYFTGITIGKHKLCPQLSPKKTVEGALGGIVGGSLLSLIYGIIVTYITEIPIIYFPAICSIIGGTGAIVSQLGDLTASSVKRYVNIKDYGNLFPGHGGVLDRFDSILFTAPLVYYSIIVLNLIF, encoded by the coding sequence TTGCGTTTGCGTATTATAACAGCGGTTTTTGGAATTCCACTGTTACTAGGAATAGTTTTATCGGGTGGATGGATTCTAAAACTTGCAATCGGAGTTATGACTTTAGTAGGTTTATATGAATTTTATACGGTGATGGAGAAGAAAGCTCATCCTATAAAATATATTGGGTATATTTACACTATGCTTTTTACATTTTTTGTGTTTCCTTATGATGAGTGGTATTTTGTATTTTTTATGTGTTTTTTATTTACATTACTTTTAAGTATTATATTTTTTCATCAAAAATATAATATTATAGATGTAGCCGTTACATTTATAGGCTTTTTTTATGTTTGTATTTTATTTTTTTATGTTCAAAAAGTTCGTAATCTTGAATATGGAGAATATTTTGTCTGGTTAATATTTATCAGCGCTTGGGGAAGTGACACATTAGCATATTTTACCGGCATCACAATTGGAAAGCATAAGCTCTGTCCTCAGTTAAGCCCTAAAAAAACTGTAGAAGGTGCCTTAGGCGGAATTGTAGGTGGATCACTTTTATCACTTATATACGGCATCATTGTTACATATATTACAGAAATTCCGATTATATATTTCCCAGCGATTTGTTCTATAATAGGAGGTACTGGGGCGATTGTATCACAATTAGGCGATTTGACAGCATCTTCAGTCAAAAGATATGTCAATATAAAAGACTACGGCAATTTGTTTCCTGGGCATGGAGGCGTATTAGATAGATTTGATAGCATACTTTTCACTGCACCATTAGTATATTATTCTATAATTGTACTCAATTTGATTTTCTAA
- a CDS encoding 1-deoxy-D-xylulose-5-phosphate reductoisomerase, translating to MRKISILGSTGSIGTQTLDVIRNLKDIKVCGLSTNQNIELLEQQIHEFHPKKVAVMDEKKAYELKKRLNGSVEVLTGIDGLIEISTMEEIDTVVTSVVGTIGLIPTFEAIKRKKNIALANKETLVTAGQIIMEEAKKNDVSILPVDSEHSAIFQCLQGNKQNSIHRIILTASGGPFRGKSLADLQSVTVEDALKHPNWSMGAKITVDSSTMMNKGLEVIEAKWLFNVEAKQIEVVVHPQSMIHSMVEFEDGSIMAQIGEPDMRVPIQYALTFPKRYKNNWPKVDFTKRNVFSFEQPDLSIFKCLQLAYDALAIGGSMPAVLNAANEIAVERFLTKEIQFLDIPLMIEKAMEAHNTIMNPTLSDILDADQWAREFTKGR from the coding sequence TTGAGAAAAATTTCAATATTAGGCTCAACAGGCTCTATAGGTACGCAGACTTTAGACGTCATTAGAAATCTGAAGGATATAAAGGTATGTGGGTTATCAACTAACCAAAATATTGAGCTGCTTGAGCAACAAATTCATGAATTTCATCCGAAAAAAGTAGCCGTTATGGATGAAAAAAAGGCATATGAGTTAAAAAAAAGATTAAATGGTTCTGTTGAAGTTTTAACTGGGATTGATGGATTAATAGAAATATCTACTATGGAAGAGATTGATACAGTTGTTACATCTGTAGTAGGAACGATTGGACTCATACCGACTTTTGAAGCGATAAAAAGAAAAAAGAATATCGCTTTAGCCAATAAAGAAACTCTTGTTACTGCAGGACAAATCATTATGGAAGAAGCTAAGAAAAACGACGTTAGTATTCTTCCTGTAGATAGTGAGCATTCTGCAATATTTCAATGTTTACAAGGGAATAAGCAAAATTCCATTCATAGAATTATTTTAACTGCCTCCGGTGGACCATTTAGAGGCAAATCATTAGCAGATCTTCAAAGTGTAACCGTTGAAGATGCCCTAAAACATCCAAATTGGTCAATGGGTGCTAAAATCACTGTGGATTCTTCTACAATGATGAATAAAGGATTGGAAGTTATTGAAGCAAAATGGTTGTTTAATGTTGAAGCCAAACAAATTGAGGTGGTGGTTCATCCACAAAGCATGATCCATTCTATGGTCGAATTTGAAGATGGCTCTATTATGGCGCAGATCGGTGAACCGGATATGAGGGTACCCATTCAATATGCCTTAACTTTTCCAAAGCGCTATAAAAATAATTGGCCAAAAGTTGATTTTACCAAAAGAAATGTATTTTCCTTTGAACAACCTGATTTGTCTATTTTTAAGTGTTTACAGCTAGCCTATGATGCTCTTGCCATTGGCGGCTCTATGCCTGCGGTATTGAATGCAGCGAATGAAATAGCAGTAGAGCGGTTCTTAACAAAAGAAATTCAGTTTTTGGATATTCCTTTAATGATTGAAAAAGCTATGGAAGCACATAATACAATAATGAATCCAACATTATCGGATATCTTGGATGCAGATCAATGGGCGAGAGAATTTACGAAAGGGCGGTGA
- the rseP gene encoding RIP metalloprotease RseP translates to MTILIALIVFGAIVLVHEFGHYIVAKKSGVKVEEFAIGMGPKLISKQYGETLYSIRLLPMGGFCKMLGEDSASEDKRSFTNKSVGTRIAVIFAGSFMNLVLAFSIIAWLVGSNGYITTIIDHVLPDTPAANSGFQPGDKIISLDGQKIHIRQEISLILSQTRDNPIEIVASRNGEKITKVITPVIDENTNQGFLGISFEAKDQGEASLFEILGQSFWQVIFLVKQVIIGFIQIVTGQVSRDQIAGPVGVIQIIGESYESGLKTSFYIAIQNVLYFAAIISANLGVMNLLPVPALDGGRLVFLIIEALRGKPIAVEKEGIIHFIGFALLMVLMVFVLYNDVIRIIAH, encoded by the coding sequence GTGACAATTTTAATTGCACTTATAGTATTTGGGGCAATCGTTTTGGTTCATGAATTTGGGCATTATATTGTTGCTAAAAAAAGCGGCGTAAAAGTTGAAGAATTCGCCATTGGAATGGGACCTAAGCTTATTAGTAAGCAATATGGAGAAACTCTCTATTCAATTCGCCTCCTTCCAATGGGAGGATTTTGTAAGATGCTGGGAGAGGATTCTGCTTCAGAAGACAAACGTTCTTTTACCAACAAATCAGTTGGAACGCGTATTGCAGTTATATTTGCAGGTTCCTTTATGAATCTGGTTTTAGCTTTCTCAATTATTGCCTGGCTTGTAGGATCCAACGGATATATCACAACTATAATAGATCATGTATTACCAGATACTCCGGCTGCAAATTCCGGTTTTCAGCCAGGGGATAAAATTATTTCTCTTGATGGACAGAAAATTCACATAAGACAAGAAATCAGTTTAATACTCAGTCAAACTCGCGATAATCCAATAGAAATCGTTGCTTCCAGAAATGGAGAAAAAATTACGAAAGTAATTACGCCTGTGATTGATGAAAATACCAATCAGGGATTTTTAGGTATTAGTTTTGAAGCTAAAGATCAGGGTGAAGCAAGTTTATTTGAAATTTTGGGTCAGAGTTTTTGGCAGGTGATCTTTCTTGTAAAACAAGTAATAATTGGATTTATACAAATTGTTACAGGACAAGTAAGCAGAGATCAGATTGCAGGCCCTGTTGGCGTTATTCAGATTATAGGAGAAAGTTATGAGTCCGGATTAAAAACAAGTTTCTATATTGCGATTCAAAATGTATTATATTTTGCAGCCATAATCAGTGCGAACTTAGGTGTTATGAATTTACTGCCTGTTCCTGCACTGGATGGAGGCAGATTAGTATTTTTAATCATTGAGGCTTTAAGAGGTAAGCCTATTGCTGTTGAAAAAGAAGGTATAATACATTTTATAGGGTTTGCATTATTGATGGTATTAATGGTTTTTGTATTGTATAATGATGTAATTAGAATTATAGCGCATTAG
- the ispG gene encoding flavodoxin-dependent (E)-4-hydroxy-3-methylbut-2-enyl-diphosphate synthase has product MNADSLYRKPTRTVYIGDVPIGGEHPIVIQSMCNTDTRNVIETVKQIHALEKVGCEIIRVAVPDMDAANAIREIKKQIHIPLVADIHFDYRLALTCIQNGIDKLRINPGNIGGKEKVKEVVKAAKERGIPIRIGVNAGSLEKALLEKHGGVTPKALVESAQKHIYILEELDFHDIVVSIKASNVLLSLRAYEEFSSAMDYSLHVGITEAGTIRSGTIKSAVGIGAILSRGIGDTIRVSLTGDPIEEVRCAKEILKVLGLRSFGVEFISCPTCGRTEIDLITLANEVEKKCMDMDKNIKVAVMGCVVNGPGEAREADIGIAGGKGVGIIFKKGEIIKKVPEDQLLEALLQEIDKL; this is encoded by the coding sequence TTGAACGCTGACTCTTTATACCGCAAACCAACAAGGACTGTTTATATTGGAGATGTCCCAATAGGAGGGGAACATCCCATAGTTATACAATCCATGTGTAATACAGACACCAGAAATGTTATTGAAACTGTAAAGCAAATTCATGCATTAGAAAAAGTAGGCTGTGAGATTATTCGCGTAGCTGTTCCTGATATGGACGCAGCTAATGCAATCCGTGAAATAAAAAAACAAATTCATATACCTTTGGTTGCAGATATTCATTTTGATTATAGATTGGCTTTAACTTGCATACAAAACGGTATTGATAAGTTGAGAATTAATCCTGGCAATATTGGAGGAAAAGAGAAAGTTAAAGAAGTCGTTAAAGCAGCAAAAGAACGGGGAATACCAATCAGAATCGGAGTAAATGCGGGATCCTTGGAGAAGGCTTTACTGGAGAAACATGGCGGTGTTACCCCAAAAGCTTTGGTAGAAAGTGCTCAAAAACATATTTATATTTTAGAAGAACTTGATTTTCATGATATTGTTGTGTCTATTAAAGCATCCAATGTTTTATTGTCCTTAAGAGCTTATGAAGAATTTTCCAGTGCAATGGATTATTCTCTCCATGTGGGAATAACAGAAGCAGGAACAATAAGAAGCGGTACCATAAAATCTGCAGTAGGTATTGGGGCAATTTTGTCCAGAGGAATAGGAGACACGATCAGAGTATCGCTGACGGGTGATCCTATCGAAGAAGTTAGATGCGCTAAAGAAATACTTAAAGTGCTCGGTTTAAGATCTTTTGGAGTAGAATTTATATCTTGTCCTACCTGCGGAAGAACAGAAATAGATTTGATTACTCTTGCTAATGAAGTTGAAAAAAAATGTATGGACATGGACAAAAACATCAAGGTTGCAGTGATGGGATGTGTAGTAAACGGCCCAGGTGAAGCCAGAGAAGCAGATATAGGCATAGCAGGAGGAAAAGGAGTAGGCATTATTTTCAAGAAAGGCGAAATTATTAAAAAAGTACCTGAAGATCAATTATTAGAAGCATTGCTTCAAGAAATTGATAAGTTATAA
- the rimP gene encoding ribosome maturation factor RimP, with amino-acid sequence MSKHRIEQLVQSYLEPIMEKYNFELVDLEYVKEGTNWYLRAFIDKEGGVTIDDCELVSRTLEAKLDEEDPIENPYILEVSSPGLDRPLKKDSDFERFKGEIVDIKLYKPFNKKKEYRGELVGLKDNIVTIIDEDNNTLSFSRNDIAIIRLAILF; translated from the coding sequence ATGTCTAAACATAGGATTGAACAGCTTGTACAATCTTATCTTGAACCTATCATGGAAAAATATAATTTCGAATTAGTAGATTTGGAGTATGTAAAAGAAGGAACCAACTGGTATCTTAGAGCTTTCATCGATAAGGAAGGAGGAGTTACGATTGACGATTGTGAATTAGTGTCAAGAACATTAGAAGCAAAATTAGATGAAGAAGATCCTATCGAAAATCCTTATATTTTAGAAGTTAGTTCTCCAGGCTTAGATCGTCCTTTAAAAAAAGATTCTGATTTTGAACGTTTTAAAGGAGAAATTGTAGATATAAAGCTTTATAAACCTTTTAATAAAAAGAAAGAATATAGAGGCGAATTGGTGGGACTGAAAGATAATATTGTCACGATTATAGATGAAGACAATAATACATTATCTTTTTCAAGAAATGATATTGCCATTATACGATTGGCCATTTTATTCTGA
- the nusA gene encoding transcription termination factor NusA, whose protein sequence is MNAEFIGALEQLAKEKGIDKELLIEAIETSLVSACKKNFGTSQNIKVIIDRENGDVSVYAQKTVVEEVENDALEISLEDAKKIKVNYEIGDIVDIEVTPKNFGRIAAQTAKQVVVQRIREAEREIIYNQYITKEKDIITGIIQRKERKNVIINLGKTEAILPPNEQIVGEEYNFNSRIKVYVLEVKQTTKGPQINVSRTHPELVKRLFEQEVPEVYEGIVEIKSIAREAGSRTKMSVYSKDPEVDPVGACVGQNGQRVNVIVNELRGEKIDIIQWSEDPKEYIAAALSPSKVLEVSVNEEDKSAKVVVPDYQLSLAIGKEGQNARLAAKLTGWRIDIKSESQAKKIGFIEEKKEDEQNLE, encoded by the coding sequence ATGAACGCCGAATTCATCGGTGCATTAGAGCAGCTAGCAAAAGAAAAAGGAATTGATAAAGAATTGCTTATTGAGGCAATTGAAACATCATTGGTATCAGCGTGTAAAAAGAATTTTGGTACATCTCAAAACATAAAGGTGATCATCGACAGAGAAAATGGTGATGTATCCGTTTACGCTCAAAAAACAGTTGTTGAGGAAGTTGAAAACGATGCGTTAGAAATTTCACTGGAGGATGCAAAAAAGATAAAAGTGAATTATGAAATTGGAGATATTGTAGATATAGAAGTAACTCCTAAGAACTTTGGAAGAATTGCAGCTCAAACTGCAAAACAGGTGGTTGTTCAGAGAATAAGAGAAGCGGAACGAGAAATTATATATAATCAATATATCACAAAAGAAAAAGATATTATCACGGGCATTATTCAAAGAAAAGAAAGAAAAAATGTCATCATTAATTTAGGTAAAACAGAAGCGATTCTTCCTCCAAATGAACAAATTGTTGGAGAAGAATATAATTTTAACTCTCGTATCAAAGTTTATGTTTTAGAAGTTAAGCAAACAACCAAAGGACCTCAGATCAACGTATCGAGAACCCATCCGGAACTTGTGAAGAGATTATTTGAACAAGAGGTACCAGAGGTATACGAAGGAATAGTTGAAATTAAAAGCATTGCAAGGGAAGCCGGTTCAAGAACGAAAATGTCAGTTTATTCTAAAGACCCAGAAGTAGATCCTGTAGGAGCTTGTGTAGGACAAAACGGTCAACGGGTAAATGTTATTGTCAATGAACTTAGAGGAGAAAAAATAGACATTATTCAATGGAGTGAAGATCCAAAAGAATACATTGCTGCGGCATTAAGTCCTTCCAAGGTTTTAGAAGTATCTGTTAATGAAGAAGATAAAAGTGCCAAAGTAGTGGTACCGGATTATCAATTATCCCTGGCGATTGGAAAAGAAGGCCAAAATGCTAGATTAGCAGCAAAGTTAACAGGCTGGAGAATTGATATTAAAAGTGAATCACAGGCTAAAAAAATAGGATTTATCGAGGAAAAGAAAGAAGACGAACAGAATTTAGAATAA
- the rnpM gene encoding RNase P modulator RnpM, whose translation MKTRKIPLRKCTGCQEMKNKKELIRVVRNNEGEFSLDFTGKKPGRGAYICPTEECLLKAQKSKGLERSFKVAVPSEIYEALKSELKDKNE comes from the coding sequence ATGAAAACAAGAAAAATTCCTCTTAGAAAATGTACTGGCTGCCAGGAAATGAAAAATAAAAAAGAACTCATAAGAGTTGTAAGAAATAATGAAGGTGAATTTTCTTTGGATTTTACAGGGAAAAAGCCTGGACGGGGAGCTTATATTTGTCCTACGGAAGAATGTTTATTAAAGGCTCAAAAATCTAAAGGCTTAGAGAGATCTTTTAAGGTGGCAGTTCCCAGTGAAATATATGAAGCATTGAAAAGTGAGCTGAAAGATAAAAATGAATAA
- a CDS encoding L7Ae/L30e/S12e/Gadd45 family ribosomal protein, whose translation MNNPIFFMLSLCQKAGKLLSGEFQCEQAIKTGKAKMIIIAKDASSNTKKLFKDKCKFRNIPLYELGSKEQLGHTIGKDQRASLAVIDENFYRKLKQLLENEEV comes from the coding sequence ATGAATAATCCGATTTTTTTTATGTTAAGTTTATGTCAGAAAGCAGGAAAGCTTTTATCTGGAGAATTTCAATGCGAACAGGCAATCAAGACCGGAAAGGCAAAAATGATCATTATTGCTAAAGATGCATCTAGTAATACAAAAAAGCTGTTCAAAGATAAATGTAAGTTTAGGAATATCCCTCTCTATGAATTGGGTTCAAAAGAACAGTTAGGACATACGATAGGAAAAGATCAGCGAGCTTCTTTAGCTGTCATAGATGAAAATTTTTATCGTAAGCTAAAGCAATTGCTAGAGAATGAAGAAGTATGA
- the infB gene encoding translation initiation factor IF-2, translated as MKKYEILEVGYLSKIRVYEIAKQLNISSKELIKKLKEFGVEVHSHMSTLEDDEAQLIVDYYSNDKQESESTEIPEEKVEEDANIVAKQEQSTKKMNDSNKKAKNQKDKGMKEEVKQEVKQDSVEHSDDIQVIQIPNKITVQTLAEKLGKAPSEVIKFLMMKGVMAAINQEIDFDTASQVAEEYGILLEEEAEEVLEEKMFEEEPDNPEDLVERPPVVVVMGHVDHGKTSLLDAIRESNVTAKEAGGITQHIGASTVEINGKKITFLDTPGHEAFTAMRMRGAQVTDIAILVVAADDGVMPQTIEAINHAKAANVQIIVAVNKIDKPSANPDRVKQELADHGLLVEEWGGDTICVPVSAIAKTNLDTLLEMVLLVAEMAELKANPNKRARGTIIEAQLDKGRGPVATVLVQSGTLKVGDPIVAGSAYGRIRAMMDDKGRRVKKAGPSTPVEILGLSEVPAAGDSFYVAESDKQARHYAQILAERNREQSLRATPNKVSLDDLFSQIQSGNVKQLNIVVKADVQGSVEAVKQSLERLSNDEVRIHTIHGGVGAITESDVMLASASNAIIIGFNVRPEAGAKSVAETEKVDIRLYRIIYNAIEDIEAAMKGMLDPEFQEKVIGHAEIRQTFKVSGVGTIGGAYVQDGKFVRNAKVRIIRNGIVVYEGQLSSLKRFKDDVKEVNTGYECGLTFEKYNDIKEGDIVEAFVMEEIPRT; from the coding sequence ATGAAGAAGTATGAAATATTGGAGGTGGGCTATTTGTCAAAAATTAGAGTATATGAAATTGCAAAACAGTTAAACATAAGTAGTAAAGAACTTATTAAAAAACTAAAGGAATTCGGAGTGGAAGTACATAGTCATATGAGTACGTTAGAGGATGACGAAGCACAATTAATCGTCGACTATTATTCAAATGATAAACAAGAATCCGAAAGTACAGAAATACCAGAAGAAAAAGTTGAAGAAGATGCTAATATAGTTGCTAAACAAGAGCAATCTACAAAAAAGATGAATGACTCAAATAAAAAGGCAAAAAATCAAAAGGACAAAGGTATGAAAGAAGAAGTAAAACAAGAAGTAAAACAAGATTCCGTTGAGCACAGTGATGATATTCAAGTGATTCAAATTCCGAATAAAATAACTGTTCAAACCCTTGCTGAAAAATTAGGAAAAGCTCCTTCAGAAGTCATAAAATTTCTTATGATGAAAGGGGTTATGGCAGCTATTAATCAAGAAATTGATTTTGATACAGCTTCACAGGTTGCTGAAGAATATGGCATCTTACTGGAAGAAGAAGCGGAAGAAGTATTAGAGGAAAAAATGTTTGAAGAGGAACCAGATAATCCAGAAGATCTTGTGGAAAGACCTCCTGTAGTTGTTGTTATGGGTCATGTTGACCATGGAAAGACATCTCTTTTAGATGCGATTAGAGAAAGTAATGTTACAGCTAAAGAAGCTGGAGGAATTACTCAGCATATCGGGGCTTCAACAGTAGAGATTAATGGAAAGAAAATCACTTTCCTGGATACTCCAGGGCATGAAGCTTTTACTGCTATGAGAATGCGCGGAGCGCAAGTAACCGATATTGCCATATTGGTTGTTGCTGCAGATGATGGTGTAATGCCGCAAACGATCGAAGCAATTAATCATGCTAAAGCAGCTAATGTTCAAATTATTGTAGCGGTTAACAAAATAGATAAGCCAAGTGCAAATCCTGATCGAGTAAAGCAAGAGTTGGCTGACCATGGACTTCTTGTGGAAGAATGGGGCGGAGATACAATTTGTGTTCCTGTTTCAGCCATTGCAAAAACGAATTTAGATACTTTATTGGAAATGGTTCTACTTGTAGCAGAAATGGCAGAATTAAAGGCTAATCCCAATAAACGTGCAAGAGGTACCATTATTGAAGCTCAGCTGGATAAAGGCAGAGGTCCGGTAGCCACAGTGCTTGTTCAAAGCGGTACGCTTAAAGTGGGAGATCCTATTGTTGCAGGTTCAGCTTATGGAAGAATTCGTGCGATGATGGATGATAAAGGCCGCCGTGTTAAAAAAGCAGGGCCATCTACACCTGTTGAAATTCTTGGCTTGTCAGAGGTTCCTGCAGCAGGTGACAGTTTCTATGTAGCTGAAAGTGATAAACAAGCTCGTCATTATGCACAAATACTGGCTGAAAGAAATAGAGAACAATCTTTAAGAGCAACACCTAATAAAGTTTCTCTCGACGATTTATTCAGTCAGATACAGTCTGGAAATGTAAAGCAACTCAATATTGTTGTTAAAGCCGATGTGCAAGGTTCTGTAGAGGCTGTAAAACAAAGCTTAGAGCGTTTATCTAATGACGAAGTAAGAATTCATACTATTCATGGCGGAGTTGGAGCCATTACCGAGTCCGATGTTATGCTAGCCTCTGCTTCCAATGCAATTATTATTGGATTCAATGTTCGACCTGAAGCTGGAGCTAAGTCTGTTGCTGAGACAGAAAAAGTAGATATTCGATTATATCGTATTATTTATAATGCAATCGAAGATATAGAAGCTGCAATGAAAGGTATGCTTGATCCGGAATTCCAAGAAAAAGTAATCGGTCATGCAGAAATTCGACAAACCTTTAAGGTGTCAGGTGTGGGAACAATAGGCGGTGCATATGTCCAAGACGGAAAATTTGTTAGAAATGCAAAAGTACGTATTATTAGAAATGGCATTGTTGTATATGAAGGACAATTAAGTTCTTTAAAGAGATTTAAAGATGATGTAAAAGAAGTAAATACCGGATATGAGTGCGGATTAACCTTTGAAAAGTATAATGACATCAAGGAAGGCGACATTGTTGAAGCATTTGTAATGGAAGAAATACCAAGAACGTAG